The nucleotide sequence GTGTTGGCAACAGAATTAATTGAAACAAAAACCAGTAACTTTGTAACGAAGTCAAACAAGCTTATTGAAGCAAATTATAAACTGGGAGTAGTGGAACAGAAGATTATCCTTTGTCTGGCTAGTAACATTCGGCCGACTGACTCTGACTTCAAAACATATACGCTACCTGTTAAAGAGTTTAATAAATTGCTAGGCCTCAAAGGTTCTCCTAAGTATACAGAATTAAGGAAAATTACAAAAGAACTGATGCAGAAAGTATTTGAAGTTCGTATCAATAAAAAGGTAATACAGGTTGCTTGGCTGAGTTATGTTGCTTATAACGAATCTGAAGGAACCATTGATATTCGGTTCGATCCTTTTTTACGGCCGTATCTTTTGGAATTAAAAAAAGAGTTTACGAGCTATAAGTTAGAAAATGTGGTTAAACTGAAAAGTTCCTATGCCATACGCATATATGAACTTTTAAAACAGTATGAAAAGCTTCAAGAACGAACCTTCCTTCTCGATGATTTGCGCAAAATGCTTGGAGCCGAGGATATCTATCCAGCGTATGGTAATTTTAAACAGCGCGTTCTGATGCCGGCCCAAAAAGAATTAAAGAAAAAGACGGATATCTCCTTTGAAATTGAAGAAATTAAAGTGGGCCGCCGAGTTAATAAAATTAAATTTTTGATATTTCCGACTAAGAAAAAGAACAACCCGCAATTATCGCTTTTTGAAGAGAATTTAGAAGAGTTTCAATTACCAAATACCTTTGCTGAACAGGTCAAAAAATTTGGCTTAAAAATGGGTGTTCAAGTATCTGATGAACTTGTTAAATCGTGGGAAAAATACGGACAAGAAAACGTTCTTCTTTTAATGGAGAAAGTCCAAGGACGAACAGACATAGAAAACCCGATCGGATACATAACAACTGTATTAAATTCTTCTGCAAATAATAATTCTAATAAGGTGGCTACA is from Bacillus methanolicus MGA3 and encodes:
- a CDS encoding replication initiation protein, encoding MLATELIETKTSNFVTKSNKLIEANYKLGVVEQKIILCLASNIRPTDSDFKTYTLPVKEFNKLLGLKGSPKYTELRKITKELMQKVFEVRINKKVIQVAWLSYVAYNESEGTIDIRFDPFLRPYLLELKKEFTSYKLENVVKLKSSYAIRIYELLKQYEKLQERTFLLDDLRKMLGAEDIYPAYGNFKQRVLMPAQKELKKKTDISFEIEEIKVGRRVNKIKFLIFPTKKKNNPQLSLFEENLEEFQLPNTFAEQVKKFGLKMGVQVSDELVKSWEKYGQENVLLLMEKVQGRTDIENPIGYITTVLNSSANNNSNKVATTSEDQTILTHLISYFRKWKEPKPDWFVKQKAIEEMQNQFDMEKNEALTKFNELKAKLFNVLEIKESEVDELSDEEFLKKKKELEKSIKGLKN